The following proteins are encoded in a genomic region of Bubalus kerabau isolate K-KA32 ecotype Philippines breed swamp buffalo chromosome 15, PCC_UOA_SB_1v2, whole genome shotgun sequence:
- the LOC129628252 gene encoding RNA polymerase II subunit A C-terminal domain phosphatase SSU72 like protein 5-like: MSFSTLRVAVVCMSNMSRSMEAHSILKKKGFNVRSFGVGSRVTLPGLAPNLPVVYDFSTTYEQMRKDLLCKNRMHYRSNGVLQILGRNERIKPGPERFQECRDPFDAVFTCTERVYKVVVKDLCAREQKTWQPVHVINLEIEDTMEAATLGALIICELCQGLQQEDDMQSSLPKLLQASKKKTGKSFLHTICFY; the protein is encoded by the coding sequence ATGTCATTCTCCACACTCAGGGTGGCTGTGGTCTGTATGAGCAACATGAGCAGGAGCATGGAAGCCCACAGCATCCTCAAGAAGAAAGGATTCAACGTCAGGTCTTTCGGAGTGGGATCCCGTGTGACACTGCCAGGACTGGCACCCAACCTCCCTGTGGTATATGATTTCTCCACCACATATGAGCAGATGCGCAAGGACCTTCTCTGCAAAAACAGAATGCACTACAGGAGCAATGGGGTGTTACAGATTTTGGGGAGAAATGAGAGAATCAAACCTGGCCCTGAAAGATTTCAAGAGTGCAGAGATCCCTTCGATGCCGTCTTCACCTGTACTGAGAGAGTGTATAAAGTGGTGGTGAAAGATCTGTGTGCTAGAGAACAGAAGACCTGGCAGCCTGTGCATGTGATCAACTTGGAAATAGAGGACACCATGGAGGCAGCCACACTTGGAGCTCTGATCATCTGTGAGCTCTGCCAGGGTCTCCAGCAGGAGGACGATATGCAAAGCAGTCTGCCTAAGCTGCTCCAGGCATCGAAAAAGAAAACAGGCAAGAGTTTTCTGCACACTATCTGCTTCTACTGA